One genomic region from Balaenoptera musculus isolate JJ_BM4_2016_0621 chromosome X, mBalMus1.pri.v3, whole genome shotgun sequence encodes:
- the ZCCHC12 gene encoding zinc finger CCHC domain-containing protein 12 → MASIIARVGNSRRQNAPLPPWAHSMLRSLERSLGPLMANLAERNMKLFSGRVVPAQGEETFENWLTQVNGVLPDWNMSEEEKLKRLMKTLRGPAREVMRLLQAANPNLSVADFLHAMKLVFGESESSVTAHGRFFNTLQAQGEKASLYVIRLEVQLQNAIQAGIIAQKDANQSRLHQLLLGAELNGDLRFRLKNLLRMYANEQERLPSFLELIRMIREEEDWDDTFIKRKRAKRSESMVERATSPVAFGGSPPIVIGNADCNVIEIDDTPDDDSDEDVILVESQDPPLSFSSSPPPRRRARPRNQVLVIDSPNNSRAQSPCTSGGSGYKNDGPGDMRRTRKRKYTIRCSYCGEEGHSKETCDNESNKAQMFENLIITLQELTHTEEEGSREAPGEPSDPSEPQ, encoded by the coding sequence ATGGCTAGCATCATTGCGCGCGTGGGTAACAGCCGGCGGCAGAACGCACCCTTGCCACCTTGGGCCCATTCTATGCTAAGGTCCCTGGAGAGAAGTCTTGGTCCTTTAATGGCCAACTTGGCAGAGAGAAACATGAAGTTGTTCTCGGGGAGGGTGGTGCCAGCCCAGGGGGAAGAAACCTTTGAAAACTGGCTGACCCAAGTCAATGGGGTCCTACCAGATTGGAATATGTCTGAGGAGGAAAAGCTCAAGCGCTTGATGAAAACCCTGAGGGGCCCCGCGCGGGAGGTCATGCGTTTGCTGCAGGCGGCCAACCCCAATCTAAGTGTGGCAGATTTCTTGCACGCCATGAAATTGGTGTTTGGGGAGTCTGAAAGCAGTGTGACCGCTCATGGTAGATTTTTTAACACCCTGCAGGCACAAGGGGAGAAAGCCTCCCTTTACGTGATCCGTTTAGAGGTGCAGCTCCAGAACGCTATTCAGGCAGGGATCATAGCTCAGAAAGATGCAAACCAGAGTCGCCTGCACCAGCTCCTTTTAGGGGCTGAGCTGAATGGGGACCTGCGCTTCAGGCTGAAGAATCTTCTCAGGATGTATGCAAATGAGCAGGAGCGTCTCCCCAGTTTCCTGGAGTTAATCAGAATGATAAGGGAGGAAGAGGATTGGGATGACACTTTTATTAAACGGAAGCGGGCCAAGAGATCTGAGTCAATGGTGGAGAGGGCAACTAGCCCAGTGGCATTTGGGGGCTCCCCACCCATAGTGATCGGTAATGCCGACTGCAACGTGATAGAGATAGATGATACCCCCGATGATGACTCAGATGAGGATGTGATCCTGGTGGAGTCTCAGGACCCTCCACTTTCATTCTCGAGTTCTCCTCCCCCCAGACGCAGGGCCAGACCTCGGAATCAAGTGCTAGTCATTGATTCCCCCAACAATTCCCGGGCTCAATCTCCTTGTACCAGCGGGGGTTCTGGGTATAAGAATGATGGTCCTGGGGATATGCGTAGAACCAGGAAGCGAAAATACACAATCCGCTGTTCGTACTGTGGAGAGGAGGGCCACTCAAAGGAAACCTGTGACAATGAGAGCAACAAGGCCCAGATGTTTGAGAACCTGATTATCACCCTGCAGGAGCTGACACATACCGAGGAGGAGGGGTCAAGAGAGGCCCCTGGCGAACCCAGTGACCCTTCTGAGCCACAGTGA